The following proteins come from a genomic window of Limosilactobacillus reuteri:
- the lpdA gene encoding dihydrolipoyl dehydrogenase, translating into MADAEQKDTVIVGGGPGGYVAAIRASELGQKVTLIDKGEPGLGGVCLNIGCVPSKALIAAGHRYQETLDSSIYGISKTDAKLDFTKTQEWKDHKVVDRMIRGVKILLKKHKVEVIDGEAILDNDHQLRVIKPGPKQFMDNDNGRTIAWKNLILATGSRPVEIPHFKFEGRVIDSTGGLNLKEVPEELVVIGGGYIGTELAGAYADLGAHVTIIEGTDSILGGFDHDMVDIVVKNLEKKGVDIVTKAMAKDSQQDENSVTVTYEVDGSEKSIKADCCMVSVGRKPNTDDFGLDMTNVKLNDRHQVIVDKQGRTNVPGIWAIGDIVPGPALAHKAFFEAKTAAGAIAGKNTANDWVGVPMVCFADPELAQVGMTVEEAKDKGIDVSTAQFPFAGNARAVSLDAAEGFIRLIYTKDKKNVIGAQGVGPGVSDLAGELSLIVNCGMNVEDVALTIHPHPTLNEPVQEAADIALGFPTHI; encoded by the coding sequence ATGGCTGATGCTGAACAAAAGGATACAGTAATTGTTGGTGGAGGTCCTGGTGGTTATGTAGCCGCTATTCGAGCTTCAGAATTAGGTCAAAAGGTTACCTTAATTGATAAGGGTGAACCAGGTTTAGGTGGTGTTTGTCTAAATATTGGATGTGTACCATCTAAAGCATTAATTGCTGCTGGCCACCGTTACCAAGAAACTTTAGATTCATCTATTTATGGTATTTCTAAGACTGATGCAAAGCTAGACTTTACTAAGACTCAAGAATGGAAGGACCATAAAGTTGTTGACCGGATGATTCGTGGAGTTAAGATACTTTTAAAGAAGCATAAAGTTGAAGTTATTGATGGCGAGGCAATTCTCGATAATGACCATCAACTTCGTGTAATTAAACCCGGTCCAAAGCAATTCATGGATAATGATAATGGTCGGACTATCGCGTGGAAGAATTTGATTCTTGCAACAGGAAGTCGTCCAGTAGAAATTCCTCATTTTAAGTTTGAAGGCCGCGTTATTGATTCAACCGGTGGCTTAAACCTCAAGGAAGTACCAGAAGAATTAGTTGTGATTGGTGGTGGCTACATTGGTACAGAATTAGCTGGTGCTTATGCTGATCTTGGTGCTCATGTGACGATTATTGAAGGTACTGATTCAATTCTTGGTGGATTTGACCACGATATGGTTGATATTGTTGTCAAGAATCTTGAAAAGAAGGGCGTAGACATTGTAACTAAGGCAATGGCTAAAGATTCTCAGCAAGATGAAAATAGTGTTACTGTCACTTATGAAGTTGATGGCAGTGAAAAGAGCATTAAAGCAGACTGCTGCATGGTATCTGTTGGCCGTAAACCAAATACTGATGATTTTGGGCTTGATATGACAAATGTTAAGTTAAACGACCGTCATCAAGTAATTGTTGATAAACAAGGTCGGACGAATGTACCTGGTATTTGGGCTATTGGAGATATTGTTCCTGGTCCTGCTCTTGCTCACAAGGCATTCTTTGAAGCTAAGACTGCCGCTGGTGCAATTGCTGGTAAAAATACTGCTAACGATTGGGTTGGAGTACCGATGGTTTGCTTTGCTGATCCGGAATTAGCTCAAGTTGGTATGACGGTTGAAGAAGCTAAAGATAAAGGAATTGATGTATCTACTGCTCAATTCCCATTTGCTGGTAATGCTCGTGCCGTTTCTCTTGATGCTGCGGAAGGATTTATTCGCTTAATCTATACTAAAGATAAGAAGAATGTTATTGGTGCTCAAGGTGTTGGTCCTGGTGTTAGTGACCTTGCTGGTGAACTTTCATTGATTGTCAACTGTGGAATGAATGTTGAAGACGTTGCTTTAACAATTCATCCACACCCAACATTGAATGAACCTGTTCAAGAAGCTGCAGACATTGCGCTTGGCTTCCCAACACATATTTAA
- a CDS encoding helix-hairpin-helix domain-containing protein has product MQQLSELWIKYRVQVLMIVIAAVVGGYWMLNKNNNDALISNTNAVLTSSETGSSLTSTTTMKGTVAIDIKGAVKMPGVYELKADDRVNEALKAAGGPLPNADLRQVNLAKQLTDQQMIYIPLQGETPVASSSTEPSAANNENGSDNSAKINLNTATKEQLCQITGIGDKKADLILQYRQEHGQFKSVDELKEINGFGEKTVAKLKDHLSI; this is encoded by the coding sequence ATGCAGCAATTATCAGAATTATGGATAAAATATCGAGTACAAGTGCTGATGATAGTGATTGCTGCAGTGGTTGGGGGATATTGGATGCTTAATAAAAACAATAACGATGCTTTAATTTCAAATACTAATGCTGTTTTAACAAGTAGCGAAACAGGAAGCAGTTTAACTTCTACCACTACGATGAAGGGGACCGTTGCTATTGACATAAAGGGTGCCGTAAAAATGCCCGGCGTTTATGAATTGAAAGCAGATGATCGTGTGAACGAAGCCTTGAAAGCGGCAGGTGGACCACTACCCAATGCAGACTTGCGCCAAGTGAATCTTGCTAAACAATTAACAGACCAGCAAATGATCTATATTCCGCTTCAAGGCGAAACGCCGGTAGCTTCCAGCAGTACAGAACCATCAGCAGCTAATAATGAAAATGGTAGCGATAATTCTGCAAAGATAAATCTAAATACGGCAACCAAAGAACAACTATGTCAAATAACGGGAATTGGCGATAAAAAAGCAGACTTGATATTACAATACCGACAAGAACACGGTCAGTTTAAGAGTGTTGACGAACTTAAAGAAATAAATGGCTTTGGCGAAAAAACTGTTGCTAAACTAAAAGATCACCTATCTATCTAG
- a CDS encoding UPF0223 family protein, producing the protein MNSQNYSYPLDPSWTTKEMETVIAMFRAVEDAYEVGIDRDEILDCYRTFKQVVPSKAEEKQLGREFEKNSGYVLYRVVKAAQESTDKRIKMVG; encoded by the coding sequence ATGAATTCACAAAACTATAGTTATCCGCTTGATCCATCATGGACAACTAAAGAGATGGAAACAGTAATTGCTATGTTTAGGGCAGTTGAAGATGCTTATGAAGTTGGGATTGACAGGGATGAAATCCTAGATTGTTATCGTACTTTTAAGCAAGTCGTTCCCTCGAAGGCTGAAGAGAAACAATTAGGTCGCGAATTTGAAAAGAATTCTGGTTATGTTCTCTACCGTGTTGTCAAAGCAGCACAAGAATCAACAGATAAGAGAATTAAGATGGTTGGGTAA
- the rsmD gene encoding 16S rRNA (guanine(966)-N(2))-methyltransferase RsmD: MRIVAGDFGGRKLSAVPGMATRPTTDKVKEALFNIIGPYFNGGTSLDLFAGSGGLSIEAVSRGISQAVLVDRQYQAIKTIKKNIDVTKHSEQFKVYKMDAHKALNLFAKDKMKFNLVFLDPPYAKQQIVNDVEQMVKNNLLAKDAIIVAETDHNAKLPTDLADFNFIRRQEYGITVLTIYQYEGESK; the protein is encoded by the coding sequence ATGAGAATTGTTGCAGGTGATTTTGGTGGGCGAAAACTTAGTGCTGTTCCAGGAATGGCGACTCGTCCTACAACTGATAAAGTTAAAGAAGCGTTATTTAATATAATTGGTCCTTACTTTAATGGCGGTACTAGTCTAGATCTATTTGCGGGAAGCGGTGGATTAAGTATTGAAGCTGTATCACGCGGCATCAGTCAGGCGGTTTTAGTTGATCGTCAATATCAAGCAATCAAAACAATTAAGAAGAATATTGATGTTACAAAACATAGCGAACAATTTAAGGTTTATAAAATGGACGCTCACAAAGCATTGAATTTGTTCGCGAAAGATAAAATGAAATTTAACTTGGTCTTTTTAGATCCGCCCTATGCTAAACAGCAAATTGTTAATGATGTTGAGCAAATGGTTAAAAATAATTTGCTAGCTAAAGATGCAATAATTGTGGCAGAAACAGATCACAATGCAAAATTACCAACAGATTTAGCTGATTTTAACTTTATTCGCCGTCAAGAATATGGAATTACGGTTTTAACAATTTATCAATATGAAGGAGAATCAAAATAA
- a CDS encoding SepM family pheromone-processing serine protease codes for MKKQDNVILRRIGIVLGLVLLLGCFLFWPLNSYIESPGTAADLQSFVKIKGHPDRYKGSFMLTSVAIQRAHPATYLYAKMMPYMSIESAEDVTGGQNSATYDRIQKFYMDSSINEAIAVAYNAAHQKVTRRYLGIYVLQVQPNSKFKHDIHVGDTITKVDGYHFNTAQGFQKYIGAKKVGTPLAVTYTRDGKTKTVTHPLVKIANTNKPGIGIILTNNMQVKTKIPVKIDAGQYGGPSGGLMFSLQIYQQISGKDLQRGRKIAGTGTINSDGTVGEIGGIDKKVIAAHRAGSTIFFAPYIKPTKEILKYEEGHLTNYQMAKKAAKKYAPGMKVVPVTSFDEAVKYLQTHK; via the coding sequence ATGAAAAAGCAAGATAATGTAATATTAAGGCGAATAGGGATTGTTTTAGGGCTTGTCCTTTTACTAGGCTGCTTTTTGTTCTGGCCCCTAAATTCCTATATCGAAAGTCCGGGAACGGCTGCTGATTTACAGTCTTTTGTTAAAATAAAGGGACACCCTGATCGATATAAGGGGAGTTTTATGTTGACGTCGGTGGCGATTCAACGCGCCCATCCTGCAACATATTTATATGCCAAAATGATGCCCTATATGTCAATTGAGAGTGCAGAGGATGTAACTGGTGGTCAAAATAGTGCAACTTATGATCGTATCCAAAAATTTTATATGGATAGCTCGATTAACGAGGCAATTGCAGTTGCTTATAATGCTGCTCACCAAAAAGTGACGCGACGCTATCTAGGAATTTATGTATTGCAAGTTCAGCCTAATTCTAAATTTAAACATGATATTCATGTTGGGGATACAATTACAAAAGTAGATGGTTATCACTTTAATACCGCTCAAGGCTTTCAAAAATATATTGGTGCTAAAAAAGTTGGCACTCCGTTAGCGGTTACTTATACTCGAGATGGGAAAACTAAAACTGTAACTCATCCGCTTGTTAAAATTGCTAATACTAATAAGCCGGGAATTGGGATCATCCTTACTAACAATATGCAAGTTAAGACTAAGATCCCAGTAAAGATTGATGCTGGTCAATACGGTGGACCATCCGGTGGCTTAATGTTCAGTTTGCAAATATATCAACAAATTAGTGGAAAAGATTTGCAACGGGGACGTAAAATTGCCGGAACTGGAACGATAAATTCAGACGGGACCGTTGGAGAAATTGGTGGAATTGACAAGAAAGTAATCGCCGCGCACCGTGCAGGATCCACTATTTTCTTTGCCCCTTATATAAAACCAACGAAAGAGATTCTTAAGTATGAAGAAGGCCATCTGACTAATTATCAAATGGCTAAAAAAGCAGCTAAAAAATATGCACCGGGAATGAAGGTTGTCCCAGTCACTTCCTTTGACGAAGCGGTGAAATATTTACAAACGCATAAGTAA
- a CDS encoding inositol monophosphatase family protein has translation MISIEELDQKAQQIIRQAGQNAYQKMENDYQIDTKTNYTDLVTTIDRENEQLINDQLRKIDPDSQILSEEGFGDQQISNMQGHVWIVDPIDGTINFVKQHNNFAVMLALYVDGQPTLGYILDVINNHLYHGRRNAGVYVNNQKIIQPADLGLRESLLAMNRTLTLSGDSALKEIVQDAIGLRMYGSAGIEMIGVITGQLGGYISNLKPWDLAAGRMLAEELGLVVKSIDGSSINVLSSNLVLVATRQVSRDIRQIIN, from the coding sequence ATGATTAGTATTGAAGAGTTAGATCAAAAAGCACAACAAATAATTCGTCAAGCAGGTCAAAATGCATACCAGAAAATGGAAAATGATTACCAAATCGATACTAAGACGAATTATACTGACCTTGTAACGACGATTGATCGGGAGAATGAACAATTAATAAATGATCAACTGCGCAAAATTGATCCTGATAGTCAAATCTTAAGTGAAGAAGGATTTGGCGACCAGCAAATAAGCAATATGCAAGGACATGTTTGGATTGTTGATCCGATTGATGGAACGATAAATTTTGTTAAGCAGCATAATAATTTTGCTGTTATGTTGGCATTATACGTTGATGGTCAACCAACACTTGGTTATATTTTAGATGTAATTAATAATCATCTTTATCATGGTCGAAGAAACGCTGGTGTTTATGTTAACAACCAAAAAATTATTCAACCTGCTGATTTAGGCTTACGAGAAAGTTTATTAGCGATGAATCGGACATTAACTTTAAGTGGCGATTCAGCATTAAAGGAAATCGTTCAAGACGCAATTGGCTTACGGATGTATGGAAGTGCTGGTATTGAGATGATTGGTGTGATCACTGGTCAATTAGGCGGATATATCTCGAATTTAAAGCCATGGGACCTTGCTGCTGGGCGAATGTTAGCAGAAGAATTAGGCTTAGTTGTGAAATCAATTGACGGTAGTTCTATTAATGTGTTATCATCTAATCTTGTATTAGTAGCAACGAGGCAGGTTAGTCGAGATATTCGACAAATCATCAATTAG
- a CDS encoding ComE operon protein 2 yields MKPRIDWDQYFMIQAALLASRSTCNRLSVGAVLVRDKRIIAGGYNGSVAGDAHCIDEGCYLRDGHCVRTIHAEMNALLQCAKFGISADGASIYVTDFPCLQCTKSLLQTGIKEINYIRNYHNDDYAMRLLKLKNVALHQIKLDSDILEEVDLDQYINPDQK; encoded by the coding sequence ATGAAACCGAGAATTGATTGGGACCAGTATTTTATGATTCAAGCAGCTTTATTGGCGTCGCGCAGTACCTGCAACCGCCTTTCAGTAGGTGCAGTTTTAGTTCGTGATAAGCGGATAATTGCGGGTGGGTACAATGGCTCAGTCGCTGGTGATGCACATTGCATTGATGAAGGCTGCTATTTACGTGATGGACATTGTGTGCGAACTATTCATGCAGAAATGAATGCTCTGTTGCAGTGTGCTAAGTTTGGTATTTCTGCTGATGGGGCAAGCATTTATGTAACGGATTTCCCTTGCTTACAATGTACCAAAAGCTTATTGCAGACTGGGATTAAGGAGATAAATTATATTCGTAATTATCACAATGATGATTACGCAATGAGATTACTTAAACTCAAAAACGTTGCGCTTCATCAGATTAAATTAGATAGTGATATTTTAGAAGAGGTTGATCTGGATCAGTATATCAAC
- a CDS encoding YlbG family protein, which produces MFKLIPRRSLIIYINNNRVIRALRHYGQIDYISRRMHYVVMYVDQSDVEKVKEKISRLRAVKKVELSARPDLDPTLADLELTGVYQLHDEDDKK; this is translated from the coding sequence ATGTTTAAACTAATTCCACGCCGTTCCCTGATAATTTACATTAATAACAATCGAGTGATTCGAGCTCTTCGTCATTATGGTCAGATTGATTACATTTCCCGACGAATGCATTATGTGGTAATGTATGTAGACCAAAGTGATGTCGAAAAAGTAAAAGAGAAGATAAGTCGATTACGCGCAGTAAAAAAGGTTGAATTATCAGCTCGGCCAGATTTAGATCCGACGTTAGCTGATCTTGAATTAACGGGGGTCTATCAATTACATGATGAGGATGATAAAAAATGA
- a CDS encoding FtsW/RodA/SpoVE family cell cycle protein — translation MKKKKLRFRKIRSVWNNVRYLDYYILVPYLALCLVGIVMVYSASASIEMQNGGTPLGYLIKQTIYVVMGVAVMAFMANYPLRHYRTPRFLRDSTLVVGALLVIVLVFGRAVNGAKGWISLGFFNIQPVEICKLYFILYLADRMAKIRQRGQHFTTDAKGPWLIIVVFLGLIMIQPDIGGMAINGAIIAIMLLAADYKWGVSLGIILVLPVLGYLGLERLVESGLLQGGGYQVARFVAFLNPFGNASGSGSQLVNSYYAISNGGVFGVGLGNSIQKMGYLPEPNTDFIMSITSEELGLVGVTAILVTLLFLICRIIQVGVRADSLYQTLICYGSATFFTIETLFNIGGVLGLLPITGVTFPFISYGGSSMLILSATVGIIMNISMQQNRNRLVMGKPFVPEAGGVKNV, via the coding sequence GTGAAGAAAAAGAAATTAAGATTCCGTAAGATTCGTTCTGTATGGAATAACGTCCGCTACCTTGATTATTATATTTTAGTTCCTTATCTTGCTTTATGCTTAGTAGGAATTGTAATGGTCTATTCAGCGAGTGCTTCAATTGAAATGCAAAATGGTGGAACCCCATTAGGTTATTTAATAAAACAAACAATCTATGTTGTAATGGGAGTTGCAGTAATGGCATTTATGGCAAATTATCCTTTGCGGCATTATCGAACGCCAAGGTTTTTGCGGGATTCAACATTGGTGGTTGGTGCTTTACTTGTCATTGTTTTAGTCTTTGGCCGAGCTGTTAACGGCGCTAAAGGTTGGATATCTTTAGGTTTCTTTAATATTCAACCGGTGGAAATTTGTAAGCTATATTTTATCTTATATTTAGCTGATCGAATGGCTAAAATTAGGCAACGGGGACAACATTTTACCACTGATGCTAAAGGCCCTTGGCTCATAATTGTAGTTTTTCTCGGATTGATTATGATTCAACCAGATATTGGAGGAATGGCGATTAACGGAGCAATTATTGCAATTATGCTGTTAGCGGCTGACTATAAATGGGGCGTTAGTTTGGGGATAATTCTTGTTTTACCAGTGCTTGGCTATCTTGGGTTGGAACGACTTGTTGAAAGTGGTTTGCTCCAAGGCGGTGGTTACCAAGTTGCGCGTTTTGTTGCTTTTCTAAATCCTTTTGGAAATGCTAGTGGTTCAGGAAGCCAACTGGTTAATTCCTATTACGCAATTAGTAATGGCGGTGTATTTGGGGTAGGACTTGGAAATAGTATCCAGAAAATGGGGTATTTGCCAGAACCCAATACCGACTTCATTATGTCAATTACTAGTGAAGAGTTGGGTCTAGTTGGGGTAACGGCAATTTTAGTTACTTTACTCTTTTTGATTTGTCGTATTATTCAAGTTGGGGTTCGTGCAGATAGTTTATATCAAACGCTAATCTGTTATGGCTCAGCAACATTCTTTACAATTGAAACACTCTTTAATATTGGTGGTGTTCTAGGACTCTTACCGATTACGGGAGTTACCTTCCCATTTATTAGTTATGGGGGATCGAGTATGTTGATTCTTTCTGCGACGGTAGGCATTATAATGAATATTAGTATGCAGCAAAATCGGAATCGCTTAGTTATGGGAAAACCGTTTGTTCCTGAAGCAGGAGGCGTAAAGAATGTTTAA
- the coaD gene encoding pantetheine-phosphate adenylyltransferase, producing MKVAVFPGSFDPLTLGHLDLIKRGSALFDQLAVAVMTNESKNPLFTVEERVAQIKEAVSGLDNVSVITTEGLTVDLMNRIGADYLMRGLRNTTDFQYERDIAAMNNFLDDQCETVFFLAKPEYQHLSSSLLKEVTSAGGDISAYLPANINEALKKRLMEREMLRVKKDNEKAR from the coding sequence ATGAAAGTTGCAGTTTTTCCTGGATCATTTGACCCATTAACACTTGGACATTTAGATTTAATTAAACGAGGAAGTGCATTATTTGACCAATTAGCAGTAGCGGTAATGACTAATGAAAGTAAAAATCCGCTGTTTACTGTTGAAGAAAGAGTAGCGCAAATTAAAGAGGCGGTGAGCGGGCTAGATAATGTTTCAGTTATTACAACAGAGGGTTTAACTGTTGATCTAATGAACCGCATTGGGGCAGATTACTTAATGCGTGGTTTGCGCAATACTACTGATTTTCAATATGAACGCGATATTGCGGCAATGAATAATTTCTTGGATGATCAGTGCGAGACCGTCTTTTTCCTTGCTAAGCCTGAATATCAGCACTTATCTAGTAGTTTGCTGAAAGAAGTAACATCGGCTGGGGGAGATATCTCAGCTTATCTTCCTGCTAATATTAATGAAGCACTAAAAAAGCGTTTAATGGAACGAGAAATGTTACGGGTTAAGAAAGATAATGAAAAAGCAAGATAA
- the typA gene encoding translational GTPase TypA: MKTRDDIRNIAIIAHVDHGKTTLVNEMLKQSDTLPEHFSIEDRAMDTNAIERERGITILSKNTAVKYDNHQINILDTPGHADFGGEVERVMKMVDGVLLVVDAFEGTMPQTRFVLKKALEQHLTPIVVINKVDRKGARPEEVVDEVLDLFIELGADEDQLDFPVVYTSAMNGTSSYDSDVSTQEHTMKPLFDTIIKTIPAPVDNADEPLQFQVAILDYNDFVGRIGIGRVFRGKIKVGDNVTLMKLDGSKKNFRVTKLFGFFGLKRLEINEAKAGDLIAVSGMEDINVGETVTDPEHPEAITPLRIDPPTLQMTFRTNDSPFAGREGKFVTARQLEDRLKREMQTDVSLKVEDTDDPGAWTVSGRGELHLSILIETLRREGYELSVSRPQVIYREIDGVMSEPFEEVQIDTPDEYTGAVIDSLSKRKGEMKNMEPGENGQTRLIFLAPSRGLIGYSTEFMTMTRGYGIMSHTFEKYAPVIKNWNPGRQKGTLVSMNAGKATTYAMMGIESRGQLLIDPGTEVYEGMIVGENSRENDITVNITKGKNLTNVRAAGSDEMAHIKTPTHFSLEESLEFLNEDEYCEVTPENIRLRKKTLNTNAREKEAKRRRAASRK; the protein is encoded by the coding sequence TTGAAAACTCGTGACGACATTCGTAACATTGCGATTATTGCCCACGTTGACCACGGTAAGACTACCTTAGTTAACGAAATGTTGAAGCAATCAGATACTTTACCAGAACACTTCTCAATTGAAGATCGTGCGATGGATACTAACGCTATTGAGCGTGAACGTGGTATTACTATTCTTTCAAAAAATACTGCTGTTAAATATGACAATCACCAAATTAACATCTTGGATACACCAGGACACGCGGACTTCGGTGGTGAAGTTGAACGTGTTATGAAGATGGTTGATGGTGTATTGCTTGTTGTGGATGCTTTCGAAGGGACGATGCCTCAGACACGGTTTGTTCTTAAGAAGGCTCTTGAACAACACTTAACACCAATTGTTGTGATTAACAAGGTTGACCGTAAAGGTGCTCGTCCTGAAGAAGTTGTTGATGAAGTTCTTGACCTCTTTATTGAATTGGGTGCTGATGAAGATCAACTTGACTTCCCAGTTGTTTACACTTCAGCAATGAACGGTACTTCAAGTTACGATTCAGATGTTTCTACTCAAGAACACACAATGAAGCCATTGTTTGATACTATTATCAAGACAATTCCTGCTCCAGTAGATAATGCTGATGAACCACTCCAATTCCAAGTTGCTATCTTGGATTATAATGACTTCGTTGGTCGTATTGGTATTGGTCGTGTCTTCCGTGGTAAGATTAAGGTCGGCGATAATGTTACCTTAATGAAGCTTGATGGCTCAAAGAAGAATTTCCGGGTTACTAAGCTTTTTGGTTTCTTCGGTTTGAAGCGATTGGAAATTAATGAAGCTAAAGCTGGTGACTTGATTGCGGTTTCTGGAATGGAAGATATTAATGTTGGGGAAACTGTAACAGATCCAGAACACCCCGAAGCAATCACTCCATTACGGATTGATCCACCTACATTGCAGATGACTTTCCGGACCAATGATTCTCCATTTGCTGGTCGTGAAGGTAAATTTGTTACTGCCCGTCAGCTTGAAGATCGTTTGAAGCGTGAAATGCAAACTGATGTGTCCTTAAAGGTTGAAGATACTGATGATCCAGGTGCATGGACCGTTTCAGGCCGTGGGGAATTACACCTTTCTATCTTGATCGAAACTTTACGTCGTGAAGGATATGAATTATCTGTATCACGTCCACAAGTTATTTACCGTGAAATTGATGGAGTAATGAGTGAACCATTTGAAGAAGTTCAAATTGATACTCCAGATGAATATACTGGGGCAGTTATTGATAGCCTTTCTAAACGTAAGGGTGAAATGAAGAACATGGAACCAGGCGAAAATGGTCAAACTCGCCTTATCTTCTTGGCACCATCACGTGGTCTGATTGGATACTCAACTGAATTTATGACTATGACTCGTGGTTATGGAATTATGAGTCATACCTTTGAAAAGTACGCTCCAGTTATCAAGAACTGGAATCCTGGTCGTCAAAAGGGTACTCTTGTGTCAATGAATGCTGGTAAGGCTACTACTTACGCAATGATGGGTATCGAAAGTCGTGGTCAATTATTGATTGATCCAGGTACGGAAGTTTACGAAGGTATGATCGTGGGTGAGAACAGTCGTGAAAATGATATTACTGTTAACATCACCAAGGGTAAGAACTTAACCAACGTTCGTGCTGCTGGTTCTGATGAAATGGCTCACATTAAGACACCTACCCACTTCTCCCTTGAAGAATCACTCGAATTCTTAAATGAAGATGAATACTGTGAAGTAACTCCAGAAAACATCCGTTTACGGAAGAAGACTCTTAACACAAATGCTCGTGAAAAGGAAGCTAAGCGTCGTCGTGCTGCTTCACGGAAGTAA